The genome window CGCTAGATTCAGCGCTCGCTCTCGTGAAGCGGACCAGAAGAAGCCTGAGAGGCCGTAATTGCTCTGGTTGGCCAGACGAATCGCGTCCTCGTCGTCCTCAAACGGGATGACCGAGAGTACCGGCCCGAATATCTCTTCCTGTGCGATTGTAGACATGTTGTCGACGTCCACGAAGAGCGTCGGCTCCACGTACCAGCCGCGCTTGAGGTGCTTCGGTCTGCCGCCGCCTGCCACGAGCCGCGCTCCTTCGGCCTTGCCCTTCTCGATGTAGCCGAGGACGATATCGCGCTGTCTGGCGGATACCAGCGGTCCCACGGTGGTGTCGACGTCGTTCGGATCGCCGCAGCGGATATACTTAAACGCTCCGATGAGAATGGAGACTCCCTCCTCATAGCGGGATTTGGGCAGCAGGAGCCGGGTGGGCAGGGCGCAGCCCTGTCCGGCGTGCATGTTGGCAGTGAACGCGGCCTGAGGGAGCACTTGCACGAGATTGCAGTCGTCCAGGACGATGGTTGCGCTCTTCCCGCCGAGCTCGACCAATGTGCGCTTGAACGTCGATGCGCCCATCTCAAGAGCCGTTCTCCCTGTGCGAGTCGAACCCGTGAAGGAAATCATATCGATTCGCGGATCAGAGAAGAGCATCTGTGATACTTCGTGGCGTTGCGTTGTCACAACGTTGACCACACCGGCAGGTATGTCCGTTTTTTCCGCGATCAGACGACCGATGCGAGTTGCGTTCCACGGTGTCATCGATGCCGCCTTGATCACCATTGTATTGCCCATGGCGAGCGCCGGACCCATCTTGTTGATCAAAATTTCAAATGGGTAGTTCCAGGGAATAACTGCCGCTATCACGCCGATGGCCTCTTTCCATACCCATCGATAGGTCGGTTTGCCTCCTAAGATGTTCTGGTCGGATATCTTGCGGGTCCACGGAAAAGTATCGATCATATGGGCTGGCCAGAGGAGGCCATCGGAGATTGGCCAATCGAGCTGCGGGCCGAAGGTCAAAGAGATCGGCGTGCCTACCTCGGCGACCAGCTCGGCTCGAAAGAGCTCCTTTTCCTCCATGATCGCCGCGTGTAACTGTTCCAGACATCGTTTGCGTAGCGCGCGATTGGTCGACCAGTCTGTCTTGTCGAAGGCCTTCCGCGCGGCAGCGATGGCGCGGT of Dehalococcoidia bacterium contains these proteins:
- a CDS encoding aldehyde dehydrogenase family protein — protein: MTHHESKSHKHEERVLIDGRLTTAKSGATFENINPATEEVMGVVADASAEDMDRAIAAARKAFDKTDWSTNRALRKRCLEQLHAAIMEEKELFRAELVAEVGTPISLTFGPQLDWPISDGLLWPAHMIDTFPWTRKISDQNILGGKPTYRWVWKEAIGVIAAVIPWNYPFEILINKMGPALAMGNTMVIKAASMTPWNATRIGRLIAEKTDIPAGVVNVVTTQRHEVSQMLFSDPRIDMISFTGSTRTGRTALEMGASTFKRTLVELGGKSATIVLDDCNLVQVLPQAAFTANMHAGQGCALPTRLLLPKSRYEEGVSILIGAFKYIRCGDPNDVDTTVGPLVSARQRDIVLGYIEKGKAEGARLVAGGGRPKHLKRGWYVEPTLFVDVDNMSTIAQEEIFGPVLSVIPFEDDEDAIRLANQSNYGLSGFFWSASRERALNLARKVRTGSMAVNGGQFYGAESPYGGYKASGIGRQCGIEGLEQYLETKAVGCEFPLEES